One genomic window of Physeter macrocephalus isolate SW-GA unplaced genomic scaffold, ASM283717v5 random_246, whole genome shotgun sequence includes the following:
- the RUNDC3A gene encoding RUN domain-containing protein 3A isoform X5: MEASFVQTTMALGLSSKKASSRNVAVERRNLITVCRFSVKTLLEKYTAEPIDDSSEEFVNFAAILEQILSHRFKACAPAGPVSWFSSDGQRGFWDYIRLACSKVPNNCVSSIENMENISTARAKGRAWIRVALMEKRMSEYITTALRDTRTTRRFYDSGAIMLREEATVLTGMLIGLSAIDFSFCLKGEVLDGKTPVVIDYTPYLKFTQSYDYLTDEEERHSAESSTSEDNSPEHPYLPLVTDEDSWYSKWHKMEQKFRIVYAQKGYLEELVRLRESQLKDLEAENRRLQLQLEEAAAQNQREKRELEGVILELQEQLTGLIPGDHAPLAQGSKDLTTRLVNQWPSLGTLNGAEGANNPKLYRSSLLCHRHSFMSTEPLSAEASLSSDSQRLGESKRDEEPWGPIGSSEPN, encoded by the exons ATGGAAGCGAGCTTTGTCCAGACCACCATGGCTCTGGGGTTGTCCTCCAAGAAAGCGTCTTCCCGCAATGTGGCTGTGGAGCGTAGGAACTTGATCACCGTGTGCAG GTTCTCTGTGAAAACGCTGCTGGAGAAGTACACGGCAGAGCCCATCGATGACTCATCTGAGGAGTTCGTGAATTTTGCAGCCATCTTAGAGCAGATCCTCAGCCACCGCTTCAAAG CCTGTGCCCCAGCAGGTCCGGTGAGCTGGTTCAGCTCAGACGGGCAGCGGGGCTTCTGGGACTACATCCGCCTGGCCTGCAGCAAAGTGCCCAACAACTGCGTAAGCAGCATCGAGAACATGGAGAACATCAGCACTGCCCGAGCCAAG GGCCGGGCATGGATCCGGGTGGCACTGATGGAGAAGCGCATGTCGGAATACATCACCACAGCCCTACGGGACACCCGGACCACCAG ACGTTTCTATGACTCGGGAGCCATCATGCTGCGGGAGGAAGCCACGGTCCTCACCGGGATGCTGATCGGACTGAGCGCCATAGACTTCAG CTTCTGCCTAAAGGGCGAAGTGCTGGACGGGAAGACCCCCGTAGTCATCGATTACACGCCCTACCTAAAGTTCACCCAGAG CTACGACTACCTGACGGACGAGGAGGAGCGGCACAGCGCCGAGAGCAGCACGAGCGAGGACAACTCGCCCGAGCACCCGTACCTGCCGCTCGTCACCGACGAGGACAGCTGGTACAGCAAGTGGCACAAGATGGAACAGAAGTTCCGCATTGTCTACGCGCAGAAG GGCTACCTGGAGGAGCTGGTGCGTCTGCGCGAGTCGCAGCTGAAGGACCTGGAGGCGGAGAACCGGCggctgcagctgcagctggaGGAGGCGGCGGCGCAGAACCAGCGGGAGAAGCGGGAGCTGGAAGGCGTGATCCTGGAGCTGCAGGAGCAGCT gaCAGGTCTGATCCCCGGTGACCATGCTCCCCTGGCCCAGGGTTCCAAGGACCTCACCACACGCCTGGTCAACCAATGGCCGTCACTGGGAACACTCAATGGGGCCGAGGGCGCCAACAACCCTAAGCTCTACCGGAG CTCTCTGCTTTGCCACAGACACAGTTTCATGAGCACGGAGCCACTGTCGGCTGAAGCCAGTCTGAGCTCGGACTCCCAGCGCCTGGGAGAGAGCAAGCGGGACGAGGAGCCCTGGGGCCCCATTG gaagctcagagccaaatTAG
- the RUNDC3A gene encoding RUN domain-containing protein 3A isoform X4, protein MEASFVQTTMALGLSSKKASSRNVAVERRNLITVCRFSVKTLLEKYTAEPIDDSSEEFVNFAAILEQILSHRFKGPVSWFSSDGQRGFWDYIRLACSKVPNNCVSSIENMENISTARAKGRAWIRVALMEKRMSEYITTALRDTRTTRRFYDSGAIMLREEATVLTGMLIGLSAIDFSFCLKGEVLDGKTPVVIDYTPYLKFTQSYDYLTDEEERHSAESSTSEDNSPEHPYLPLVTDEDSWYSKWHKMEQKFRIVYAQKGYLEELVRLRESQLKDLEAENRRLQLQLEEAAAQNQREKRELEGVILELQEQLTGLIPGDHAPLAQGSKDLTTRLVNQWPSLGTLNGAEGANNPKLYRRHSFMSTEPLSAEASLSSDSQRLGESKRDEEPWGPIGKDPTPSMLGLCGSLASIPSCKSLASFKSNECLVSDSPEGSPALSPS, encoded by the exons ATGGAAGCGAGCTTTGTCCAGACCACCATGGCTCTGGGGTTGTCCTCCAAGAAAGCGTCTTCCCGCAATGTGGCTGTGGAGCGTAGGAACTTGATCACCGTGTGCAG GTTCTCTGTGAAAACGCTGCTGGAGAAGTACACGGCAGAGCCCATCGATGACTCATCTGAGGAGTTCGTGAATTTTGCAGCCATCTTAGAGCAGATCCTCAGCCACCGCTTCAAAG GTCCGGTGAGCTGGTTCAGCTCAGACGGGCAGCGGGGCTTCTGGGACTACATCCGCCTGGCCTGCAGCAAAGTGCCCAACAACTGCGTAAGCAGCATCGAGAACATGGAGAACATCAGCACTGCCCGAGCCAAG GGCCGGGCATGGATCCGGGTGGCACTGATGGAGAAGCGCATGTCGGAATACATCACCACAGCCCTACGGGACACCCGGACCACCAG ACGTTTCTATGACTCGGGAGCCATCATGCTGCGGGAGGAAGCCACGGTCCTCACCGGGATGCTGATCGGACTGAGCGCCATAGACTTCAG CTTCTGCCTAAAGGGCGAAGTGCTGGACGGGAAGACCCCCGTAGTCATCGATTACACGCCCTACCTAAAGTTCACCCAGAG CTACGACTACCTGACGGACGAGGAGGAGCGGCACAGCGCCGAGAGCAGCACGAGCGAGGACAACTCGCCCGAGCACCCGTACCTGCCGCTCGTCACCGACGAGGACAGCTGGTACAGCAAGTGGCACAAGATGGAACAGAAGTTCCGCATTGTCTACGCGCAGAAG GGCTACCTGGAGGAGCTGGTGCGTCTGCGCGAGTCGCAGCTGAAGGACCTGGAGGCGGAGAACCGGCggctgcagctgcagctggaGGAGGCGGCGGCGCAGAACCAGCGGGAGAAGCGGGAGCTGGAAGGCGTGATCCTGGAGCTGCAGGAGCAGCT gaCAGGTCTGATCCCCGGTGACCATGCTCCCCTGGCCCAGGGTTCCAAGGACCTCACCACACGCCTGGTCAACCAATGGCCGTCACTGGGAACACTCAATGGGGCCGAGGGCGCCAACAACCCTAAGCTCTACCGGAG ACACAGTTTCATGAGCACGGAGCCACTGTCGGCTGAAGCCAGTCTGAGCTCGGACTCCCAGCGCCTGGGAGAGAGCAAGCGGGACGAGGAGCCCTGGGGCCCCATTG GGAAGGACCCCACGCCCTCCATGCTGGGCCTCTGCGGCTCCCTGGCTTCCATCCCCAGCTGCAAGTCCCTGGCGAGCTTCAAATCCAACGAGTGCCTGGTGAGCGACAGTCCCGAGGGCAGCCCGGCACTGAGCCCCAGCTGA
- the RUNDC3A gene encoding RUN domain-containing protein 3A isoform X7, giving the protein MEASFVQTTMALGLSSKKASSRNVAVERRNLITVCRFSVKTLLEKYTAEPIDDSSEEFVNFAAILEQILSHRFKGPVSWFSSDGQRGFWDYIRLACSKVPNNCVSSIENMENISTARAKGRAWIRVALMEKRMSEYITTALRDTRTTRRFYDSGAIMLREEATVLTGMLIGLSAIDFSFCLKGEVLDGKTPVVIDYTPYLKFTQSYDYLTDEEERHSAESSTSEDNSPEHPYLPLVTDEDSWYSKWHKMEQKFRIVYAQKGYLEELVRLRESQLKDLEAENRRLQLQLEEAAAQNQREKRELEGVILELQEQLTGLIPGDHAPLAQGSKDLTTRLVNQWPSLGTLNGAEGANNPKLYRRHSFMSTEPLSAEASLSSDSQRLGESKRDEEPWGPIGSSEPN; this is encoded by the exons ATGGAAGCGAGCTTTGTCCAGACCACCATGGCTCTGGGGTTGTCCTCCAAGAAAGCGTCTTCCCGCAATGTGGCTGTGGAGCGTAGGAACTTGATCACCGTGTGCAG GTTCTCTGTGAAAACGCTGCTGGAGAAGTACACGGCAGAGCCCATCGATGACTCATCTGAGGAGTTCGTGAATTTTGCAGCCATCTTAGAGCAGATCCTCAGCCACCGCTTCAAAG GTCCGGTGAGCTGGTTCAGCTCAGACGGGCAGCGGGGCTTCTGGGACTACATCCGCCTGGCCTGCAGCAAAGTGCCCAACAACTGCGTAAGCAGCATCGAGAACATGGAGAACATCAGCACTGCCCGAGCCAAG GGCCGGGCATGGATCCGGGTGGCACTGATGGAGAAGCGCATGTCGGAATACATCACCACAGCCCTACGGGACACCCGGACCACCAG ACGTTTCTATGACTCGGGAGCCATCATGCTGCGGGAGGAAGCCACGGTCCTCACCGGGATGCTGATCGGACTGAGCGCCATAGACTTCAG CTTCTGCCTAAAGGGCGAAGTGCTGGACGGGAAGACCCCCGTAGTCATCGATTACACGCCCTACCTAAAGTTCACCCAGAG CTACGACTACCTGACGGACGAGGAGGAGCGGCACAGCGCCGAGAGCAGCACGAGCGAGGACAACTCGCCCGAGCACCCGTACCTGCCGCTCGTCACCGACGAGGACAGCTGGTACAGCAAGTGGCACAAGATGGAACAGAAGTTCCGCATTGTCTACGCGCAGAAG GGCTACCTGGAGGAGCTGGTGCGTCTGCGCGAGTCGCAGCTGAAGGACCTGGAGGCGGAGAACCGGCggctgcagctgcagctggaGGAGGCGGCGGCGCAGAACCAGCGGGAGAAGCGGGAGCTGGAAGGCGTGATCCTGGAGCTGCAGGAGCAGCT gaCAGGTCTGATCCCCGGTGACCATGCTCCCCTGGCCCAGGGTTCCAAGGACCTCACCACACGCCTGGTCAACCAATGGCCGTCACTGGGAACACTCAATGGGGCCGAGGGCGCCAACAACCCTAAGCTCTACCGGAG ACACAGTTTCATGAGCACGGAGCCACTGTCGGCTGAAGCCAGTCTGAGCTCGGACTCCCAGCGCCTGGGAGAGAGCAAGCGGGACGAGGAGCCCTGGGGCCCCATTG gaagctcagagccaaatTAG
- the RUNDC3A gene encoding RUN domain-containing protein 3A isoform X8 has protein sequence MEASFVQTTMALGLSSKKASSRNVAVERRNLITVCRFSVKTLLEKYTAEPIDDSSEEFVNFAAILEQILSHRFKACAPAGPVSWFSSDGQRGFWDYIRLACSKVPNNCVSSIENMENISTARAKGRAWIRVALMEKRMSEYITTALRDTRTTRRFYDSGAIMLREEATVLTGMLIGLSAIDFSFCLKGEVLDGKTPVVIDYTPYLKFTQSYDYLTDEEERHSAESSTSEDNSPEHPYLPLVTDEDSWYSKWHKMEQKFRIVYAQKGYLEELVRLRESQLKDLEAENRRLQLQLEEAAAQNQREKRELEGVILELQEQLTGLIPGDHAPLAQGSKDLTTRLVNQWPSLGTLNGAEGANNPKLYRRHSFMSTEPLSAEASLSSDSQRLGESKRDEEPWGPIGKDPTPSMLGLCGSLASIPSCKSLASFKSNECLVSDSPEGSPALSPS, from the exons ATGGAAGCGAGCTTTGTCCAGACCACCATGGCTCTGGGGTTGTCCTCCAAGAAAGCGTCTTCCCGCAATGTGGCTGTGGAGCGTAGGAACTTGATCACCGTGTGCAG GTTCTCTGTGAAAACGCTGCTGGAGAAGTACACGGCAGAGCCCATCGATGACTCATCTGAGGAGTTCGTGAATTTTGCAGCCATCTTAGAGCAGATCCTCAGCCACCGCTTCAAAG CCTGTGCCCCAGCAGGTCCGGTGAGCTGGTTCAGCTCAGACGGGCAGCGGGGCTTCTGGGACTACATCCGCCTGGCCTGCAGCAAAGTGCCCAACAACTGCGTAAGCAGCATCGAGAACATGGAGAACATCAGCACTGCCCGAGCCAAG GGCCGGGCATGGATCCGGGTGGCACTGATGGAGAAGCGCATGTCGGAATACATCACCACAGCCCTACGGGACACCCGGACCACCAG ACGTTTCTATGACTCGGGAGCCATCATGCTGCGGGAGGAAGCCACGGTCCTCACCGGGATGCTGATCGGACTGAGCGCCATAGACTTCAG CTTCTGCCTAAAGGGCGAAGTGCTGGACGGGAAGACCCCCGTAGTCATCGATTACACGCCCTACCTAAAGTTCACCCAGAG CTACGACTACCTGACGGACGAGGAGGAGCGGCACAGCGCCGAGAGCAGCACGAGCGAGGACAACTCGCCCGAGCACCCGTACCTGCCGCTCGTCACCGACGAGGACAGCTGGTACAGCAAGTGGCACAAGATGGAACAGAAGTTCCGCATTGTCTACGCGCAGAAG GGCTACCTGGAGGAGCTGGTGCGTCTGCGCGAGTCGCAGCTGAAGGACCTGGAGGCGGAGAACCGGCggctgcagctgcagctggaGGAGGCGGCGGCGCAGAACCAGCGGGAGAAGCGGGAGCTGGAAGGCGTGATCCTGGAGCTGCAGGAGCAGCT gaCAGGTCTGATCCCCGGTGACCATGCTCCCCTGGCCCAGGGTTCCAAGGACCTCACCACACGCCTGGTCAACCAATGGCCGTCACTGGGAACACTCAATGGGGCCGAGGGCGCCAACAACCCTAAGCTCTACCGGAG ACACAGTTTCATGAGCACGGAGCCACTGTCGGCTGAAGCCAGTCTGAGCTCGGACTCCCAGCGCCTGGGAGAGAGCAAGCGGGACGAGGAGCCCTGGGGCCCCATTG GGAAGGACCCCACGCCCTCCATGCTGGGCCTCTGCGGCTCCCTGGCTTCCATCCCCAGCTGCAAGTCCCTGGCGAGCTTCAAATCCAACGAGTGCCTGGTGAGCGACAGTCCCGAGGGCAGCCCGGCACTGAGCCCCAGCTGA
- the RUNDC3A gene encoding RUN domain-containing protein 3A isoform X2 has protein sequence MEASFVQTTMALGLSSKKASSRNVAVERRNLITVCRFSVKTLLEKYTAEPIDDSSEEFVNFAAILEQILSHRFKAGPVSWFSSDGQRGFWDYIRLACSKVPNNCVSSIENMENISTARAKGRAWIRVALMEKRMSEYITTALRDTRTTRRFYDSGAIMLREEATVLTGMLIGLSAIDFSFCLKGEVLDGKTPVVIDYTPYLKFTQSYDYLTDEEERHSAESSTSEDNSPEHPYLPLVTDEDSWYSKWHKMEQKFRIVYAQKGYLEELVRLRESQLKDLEAENRRLQLQLEEAAAQNQREKRELEGVILELQEQLTGLIPGDHAPLAQGSKDLTTRLVNQWPSLGTLNGAEGANNPKLYRSSLLCHRHSFMSTEPLSAEASLSSDSQRLGESKRDEEPWGPIGKDPTPSMLGLCGSLASIPSCKSLASFKSNECLVSDSPEGSPALSPS, from the exons ATGGAAGCGAGCTTTGTCCAGACCACCATGGCTCTGGGGTTGTCCTCCAAGAAAGCGTCTTCCCGCAATGTGGCTGTGGAGCGTAGGAACTTGATCACCGTGTGCAG GTTCTCTGTGAAAACGCTGCTGGAGAAGTACACGGCAGAGCCCATCGATGACTCATCTGAGGAGTTCGTGAATTTTGCAGCCATCTTAGAGCAGATCCTCAGCCACCGCTTCAAAG CAGGTCCGGTGAGCTGGTTCAGCTCAGACGGGCAGCGGGGCTTCTGGGACTACATCCGCCTGGCCTGCAGCAAAGTGCCCAACAACTGCGTAAGCAGCATCGAGAACATGGAGAACATCAGCACTGCCCGAGCCAAG GGCCGGGCATGGATCCGGGTGGCACTGATGGAGAAGCGCATGTCGGAATACATCACCACAGCCCTACGGGACACCCGGACCACCAG ACGTTTCTATGACTCGGGAGCCATCATGCTGCGGGAGGAAGCCACGGTCCTCACCGGGATGCTGATCGGACTGAGCGCCATAGACTTCAG CTTCTGCCTAAAGGGCGAAGTGCTGGACGGGAAGACCCCCGTAGTCATCGATTACACGCCCTACCTAAAGTTCACCCAGAG CTACGACTACCTGACGGACGAGGAGGAGCGGCACAGCGCCGAGAGCAGCACGAGCGAGGACAACTCGCCCGAGCACCCGTACCTGCCGCTCGTCACCGACGAGGACAGCTGGTACAGCAAGTGGCACAAGATGGAACAGAAGTTCCGCATTGTCTACGCGCAGAAG GGCTACCTGGAGGAGCTGGTGCGTCTGCGCGAGTCGCAGCTGAAGGACCTGGAGGCGGAGAACCGGCggctgcagctgcagctggaGGAGGCGGCGGCGCAGAACCAGCGGGAGAAGCGGGAGCTGGAAGGCGTGATCCTGGAGCTGCAGGAGCAGCT gaCAGGTCTGATCCCCGGTGACCATGCTCCCCTGGCCCAGGGTTCCAAGGACCTCACCACACGCCTGGTCAACCAATGGCCGTCACTGGGAACACTCAATGGGGCCGAGGGCGCCAACAACCCTAAGCTCTACCGGAG CTCTCTGCTTTGCCACAGACACAGTTTCATGAGCACGGAGCCACTGTCGGCTGAAGCCAGTCTGAGCTCGGACTCCCAGCGCCTGGGAGAGAGCAAGCGGGACGAGGAGCCCTGGGGCCCCATTG GGAAGGACCCCACGCCCTCCATGCTGGGCCTCTGCGGCTCCCTGGCTTCCATCCCCAGCTGCAAGTCCCTGGCGAGCTTCAAATCCAACGAGTGCCTGGTGAGCGACAGTCCCGAGGGCAGCCCGGCACTGAGCCCCAGCTGA
- the RUNDC3A gene encoding RUN domain-containing protein 3A isoform X3, with the protein MEASFVQTTMALGLSSKKASSRNVAVERRNLITVCRFSVKTLLEKYTAEPIDDSSEEFVNFAAILEQILSHRFKGPVSWFSSDGQRGFWDYIRLACSKVPNNCVSSIENMENISTARAKGRAWIRVALMEKRMSEYITTALRDTRTTRRFYDSGAIMLREEATVLTGMLIGLSAIDFSFCLKGEVLDGKTPVVIDYTPYLKFTQSYDYLTDEEERHSAESSTSEDNSPEHPYLPLVTDEDSWYSKWHKMEQKFRIVYAQKGYLEELVRLRESQLKDLEAENRRLQLQLEEAAAQNQREKRELEGVILELQEQLTGLIPGDHAPLAQGSKDLTTRLVNQWPSLGTLNGAEGANNPKLYRSSLLCHRHSFMSTEPLSAEASLSSDSQRLGESKRDEEPWGPIGKDPTPSMLGLCGSLASIPSCKSLASFKSNECLVSDSPEGSPALSPS; encoded by the exons ATGGAAGCGAGCTTTGTCCAGACCACCATGGCTCTGGGGTTGTCCTCCAAGAAAGCGTCTTCCCGCAATGTGGCTGTGGAGCGTAGGAACTTGATCACCGTGTGCAG GTTCTCTGTGAAAACGCTGCTGGAGAAGTACACGGCAGAGCCCATCGATGACTCATCTGAGGAGTTCGTGAATTTTGCAGCCATCTTAGAGCAGATCCTCAGCCACCGCTTCAAAG GTCCGGTGAGCTGGTTCAGCTCAGACGGGCAGCGGGGCTTCTGGGACTACATCCGCCTGGCCTGCAGCAAAGTGCCCAACAACTGCGTAAGCAGCATCGAGAACATGGAGAACATCAGCACTGCCCGAGCCAAG GGCCGGGCATGGATCCGGGTGGCACTGATGGAGAAGCGCATGTCGGAATACATCACCACAGCCCTACGGGACACCCGGACCACCAG ACGTTTCTATGACTCGGGAGCCATCATGCTGCGGGAGGAAGCCACGGTCCTCACCGGGATGCTGATCGGACTGAGCGCCATAGACTTCAG CTTCTGCCTAAAGGGCGAAGTGCTGGACGGGAAGACCCCCGTAGTCATCGATTACACGCCCTACCTAAAGTTCACCCAGAG CTACGACTACCTGACGGACGAGGAGGAGCGGCACAGCGCCGAGAGCAGCACGAGCGAGGACAACTCGCCCGAGCACCCGTACCTGCCGCTCGTCACCGACGAGGACAGCTGGTACAGCAAGTGGCACAAGATGGAACAGAAGTTCCGCATTGTCTACGCGCAGAAG GGCTACCTGGAGGAGCTGGTGCGTCTGCGCGAGTCGCAGCTGAAGGACCTGGAGGCGGAGAACCGGCggctgcagctgcagctggaGGAGGCGGCGGCGCAGAACCAGCGGGAGAAGCGGGAGCTGGAAGGCGTGATCCTGGAGCTGCAGGAGCAGCT gaCAGGTCTGATCCCCGGTGACCATGCTCCCCTGGCCCAGGGTTCCAAGGACCTCACCACACGCCTGGTCAACCAATGGCCGTCACTGGGAACACTCAATGGGGCCGAGGGCGCCAACAACCCTAAGCTCTACCGGAG CTCTCTGCTTTGCCACAGACACAGTTTCATGAGCACGGAGCCACTGTCGGCTGAAGCCAGTCTGAGCTCGGACTCCCAGCGCCTGGGAGAGAGCAAGCGGGACGAGGAGCCCTGGGGCCCCATTG GGAAGGACCCCACGCCCTCCATGCTGGGCCTCTGCGGCTCCCTGGCTTCCATCCCCAGCTGCAAGTCCCTGGCGAGCTTCAAATCCAACGAGTGCCTGGTGAGCGACAGTCCCGAGGGCAGCCCGGCACTGAGCCCCAGCTGA
- the RUNDC3A gene encoding RUN domain-containing protein 3A isoform X1 has protein sequence MEASFVQTTMALGLSSKKASSRNVAVERRNLITVCRFSVKTLLEKYTAEPIDDSSEEFVNFAAILEQILSHRFKACAPAGPVSWFSSDGQRGFWDYIRLACSKVPNNCVSSIENMENISTARAKGRAWIRVALMEKRMSEYITTALRDTRTTRRFYDSGAIMLREEATVLTGMLIGLSAIDFSFCLKGEVLDGKTPVVIDYTPYLKFTQSYDYLTDEEERHSAESSTSEDNSPEHPYLPLVTDEDSWYSKWHKMEQKFRIVYAQKGYLEELVRLRESQLKDLEAENRRLQLQLEEAAAQNQREKRELEGVILELQEQLTGLIPGDHAPLAQGSKDLTTRLVNQWPSLGTLNGAEGANNPKLYRSSLLCHRHSFMSTEPLSAEASLSSDSQRLGESKRDEEPWGPIGKDPTPSMLGLCGSLASIPSCKSLASFKSNECLVSDSPEGSPALSPS, from the exons ATGGAAGCGAGCTTTGTCCAGACCACCATGGCTCTGGGGTTGTCCTCCAAGAAAGCGTCTTCCCGCAATGTGGCTGTGGAGCGTAGGAACTTGATCACCGTGTGCAG GTTCTCTGTGAAAACGCTGCTGGAGAAGTACACGGCAGAGCCCATCGATGACTCATCTGAGGAGTTCGTGAATTTTGCAGCCATCTTAGAGCAGATCCTCAGCCACCGCTTCAAAG CCTGTGCCCCAGCAGGTCCGGTGAGCTGGTTCAGCTCAGACGGGCAGCGGGGCTTCTGGGACTACATCCGCCTGGCCTGCAGCAAAGTGCCCAACAACTGCGTAAGCAGCATCGAGAACATGGAGAACATCAGCACTGCCCGAGCCAAG GGCCGGGCATGGATCCGGGTGGCACTGATGGAGAAGCGCATGTCGGAATACATCACCACAGCCCTACGGGACACCCGGACCACCAG ACGTTTCTATGACTCGGGAGCCATCATGCTGCGGGAGGAAGCCACGGTCCTCACCGGGATGCTGATCGGACTGAGCGCCATAGACTTCAG CTTCTGCCTAAAGGGCGAAGTGCTGGACGGGAAGACCCCCGTAGTCATCGATTACACGCCCTACCTAAAGTTCACCCAGAG CTACGACTACCTGACGGACGAGGAGGAGCGGCACAGCGCCGAGAGCAGCACGAGCGAGGACAACTCGCCCGAGCACCCGTACCTGCCGCTCGTCACCGACGAGGACAGCTGGTACAGCAAGTGGCACAAGATGGAACAGAAGTTCCGCATTGTCTACGCGCAGAAG GGCTACCTGGAGGAGCTGGTGCGTCTGCGCGAGTCGCAGCTGAAGGACCTGGAGGCGGAGAACCGGCggctgcagctgcagctggaGGAGGCGGCGGCGCAGAACCAGCGGGAGAAGCGGGAGCTGGAAGGCGTGATCCTGGAGCTGCAGGAGCAGCT gaCAGGTCTGATCCCCGGTGACCATGCTCCCCTGGCCCAGGGTTCCAAGGACCTCACCACACGCCTGGTCAACCAATGGCCGTCACTGGGAACACTCAATGGGGCCGAGGGCGCCAACAACCCTAAGCTCTACCGGAG CTCTCTGCTTTGCCACAGACACAGTTTCATGAGCACGGAGCCACTGTCGGCTGAAGCCAGTCTGAGCTCGGACTCCCAGCGCCTGGGAGAGAGCAAGCGGGACGAGGAGCCCTGGGGCCCCATTG GGAAGGACCCCACGCCCTCCATGCTGGGCCTCTGCGGCTCCCTGGCTTCCATCCCCAGCTGCAAGTCCCTGGCGAGCTTCAAATCCAACGAGTGCCTGGTGAGCGACAGTCCCGAGGGCAGCCCGGCACTGAGCCCCAGCTGA
- the RUNDC3A gene encoding RUN domain-containing protein 3A isoform X6 encodes MEASFVQTTMALGLSSKKASSRNVAVERRNLITVCRFSVKTLLEKYTAEPIDDSSEEFVNFAAILEQILSHRFKACAPAGPVSWFSSDGQRGFWDYIRLACSKVPNNCVSSIENMENISTARAKGRAWIRVALMEKRMSEYITTALRDTRTTRRFYDSGAIMLREEATVLTGMLIGLSAIDFSFCLKGEVLDGKTPVVIDYTPYLKFTQSYDYLTDEEERHSAESSTSEDNSPEHPYLPLVTDEDSWYSKWHKMEQKFRIVYAQKGYLEELVRLRESQLKDLEAENRRLQLQLEEAAAQNQREKRELEGVILELQEQLTGLIPGDHAPLAQGSKDLTTRLVNQWPSLGTLNGAEGANNPKLYRRHSFMSTEPLSAEASLSSDSQRLGESKRDEEPWGPIGSSEPN; translated from the exons ATGGAAGCGAGCTTTGTCCAGACCACCATGGCTCTGGGGTTGTCCTCCAAGAAAGCGTCTTCCCGCAATGTGGCTGTGGAGCGTAGGAACTTGATCACCGTGTGCAG GTTCTCTGTGAAAACGCTGCTGGAGAAGTACACGGCAGAGCCCATCGATGACTCATCTGAGGAGTTCGTGAATTTTGCAGCCATCTTAGAGCAGATCCTCAGCCACCGCTTCAAAG CCTGTGCCCCAGCAGGTCCGGTGAGCTGGTTCAGCTCAGACGGGCAGCGGGGCTTCTGGGACTACATCCGCCTGGCCTGCAGCAAAGTGCCCAACAACTGCGTAAGCAGCATCGAGAACATGGAGAACATCAGCACTGCCCGAGCCAAG GGCCGGGCATGGATCCGGGTGGCACTGATGGAGAAGCGCATGTCGGAATACATCACCACAGCCCTACGGGACACCCGGACCACCAG ACGTTTCTATGACTCGGGAGCCATCATGCTGCGGGAGGAAGCCACGGTCCTCACCGGGATGCTGATCGGACTGAGCGCCATAGACTTCAG CTTCTGCCTAAAGGGCGAAGTGCTGGACGGGAAGACCCCCGTAGTCATCGATTACACGCCCTACCTAAAGTTCACCCAGAG CTACGACTACCTGACGGACGAGGAGGAGCGGCACAGCGCCGAGAGCAGCACGAGCGAGGACAACTCGCCCGAGCACCCGTACCTGCCGCTCGTCACCGACGAGGACAGCTGGTACAGCAAGTGGCACAAGATGGAACAGAAGTTCCGCATTGTCTACGCGCAGAAG GGCTACCTGGAGGAGCTGGTGCGTCTGCGCGAGTCGCAGCTGAAGGACCTGGAGGCGGAGAACCGGCggctgcagctgcagctggaGGAGGCGGCGGCGCAGAACCAGCGGGAGAAGCGGGAGCTGGAAGGCGTGATCCTGGAGCTGCAGGAGCAGCT gaCAGGTCTGATCCCCGGTGACCATGCTCCCCTGGCCCAGGGTTCCAAGGACCTCACCACACGCCTGGTCAACCAATGGCCGTCACTGGGAACACTCAATGGGGCCGAGGGCGCCAACAACCCTAAGCTCTACCGGAG ACACAGTTTCATGAGCACGGAGCCACTGTCGGCTGAAGCCAGTCTGAGCTCGGACTCCCAGCGCCTGGGAGAGAGCAAGCGGGACGAGGAGCCCTGGGGCCCCATTG gaagctcagagccaaatTAG